The following coding sequences lie in one Mesorhizobium sp. NZP2298 genomic window:
- a CDS encoding aldehyde dehydrogenase family protein, with product MAQFRKNLIDGEWVGDAGSRNINPSDTGDVVGEYASAGVEQASQAIAAAKAAFPAWSRSGPLARHAVLKKASDEIMARKDEIGRNLAREEGKTLAEGIGETIRAAQIFDFFAGETLRLTGEMVPSVRPGVGVEITREAVGVVGIITPWNFPIAIPAWKIAPALAHGNTIVFKPAELVPESAWSIVDILHRAGLPKGVLNLVMGKGSVVGQAMLDSPDVNAITFTGSVGTGKRVAAASVEHMRKFQLEMGGKNPLVVLDDADLAVAVDCALNGAFFSTGQRCTASSRLIVTEGIHDHFVDALKERMGKLVIGDALDAQTQIGPVVDATQLKQDEDYIAIGVREGATLAFGGERLDRKTPGFYLSPALLTEATNAMRSSREEIFGPVASVIRVKDYDEALAVANDTPFGLTSGICTTSLKHATHFKRNSEAGMVMVNLPTAGVDFHVPFGGRKGSSYGPREQGRYAMEFYTTVKTAYTLAG from the coding sequence ATGGCTCAGTTTCGAAAAAACCTCATCGATGGCGAATGGGTCGGCGACGCCGGGTCCCGCAACATCAACCCCTCGGATACCGGCGACGTCGTCGGCGAATATGCCTCGGCGGGCGTTGAACAGGCTAGCCAAGCGATCGCCGCGGCCAAGGCGGCGTTCCCGGCATGGTCCCGTTCCGGTCCGCTGGCGCGCCACGCGGTGCTGAAGAAGGCGTCGGACGAGATCATGGCGCGCAAGGACGAGATCGGCCGCAACCTGGCGCGCGAGGAAGGCAAGACGCTGGCCGAAGGCATTGGCGAAACCATCCGCGCCGCCCAGATCTTCGATTTCTTTGCCGGCGAAACATTGCGGCTGACCGGAGAGATGGTTCCGAGCGTGCGGCCGGGCGTCGGTGTCGAGATCACGCGCGAAGCGGTCGGCGTCGTCGGCATCATCACGCCATGGAATTTCCCCATCGCCATTCCAGCCTGGAAGATCGCGCCGGCGCTGGCCCATGGCAACACCATCGTCTTCAAGCCGGCGGAACTCGTTCCCGAGAGCGCCTGGTCGATCGTCGACATCCTGCATCGTGCCGGCCTGCCCAAGGGCGTGCTCAACCTCGTCATGGGCAAGGGTTCGGTGGTCGGCCAGGCCATGCTCGACAGCCCCGACGTCAATGCCATCACCTTCACGGGCTCGGTCGGCACCGGAAAACGCGTCGCCGCCGCAAGCGTGGAACACATGCGCAAGTTCCAGCTCGAAATGGGTGGCAAGAACCCGCTGGTCGTGCTTGACGATGCCGATCTTGCGGTCGCCGTCGATTGCGCGCTCAACGGCGCCTTCTTCTCGACCGGCCAGCGCTGCACGGCCTCGTCGAGGCTGATCGTGACCGAAGGTATCCACGACCATTTCGTCGACGCGCTGAAGGAGCGGATGGGCAAGCTGGTGATCGGCGATGCGCTCGATGCGCAGACCCAGATCGGCCCGGTCGTCGACGCCACGCAGCTGAAGCAGGATGAGGACTATATCGCCATCGGTGTCAGGGAAGGCGCCACGCTCGCCTTCGGCGGCGAGCGGCTCGACCGCAAGACGCCGGGCTTCTATCTCAGCCCCGCGCTGCTGACCGAGGCCACCAATGCCATGCGCAGTTCGCGCGAAGAGATCTTTGGCCCGGTCGCCAGCGTCATCCGCGTCAAGGACTATGACGAGGCGCTTGCCGTCGCCAATGACACGCCCTTCGGGCTGACCTCGGGCATCTGCACCACGAGCCTCAAGCACGCGACCCACTTCAAGCGCAATTCGGAAGCGGGCATGGTGATGGTCAACCTGCCGACGGCGGGTGTCGATTTCCATGTCCCCTTCGGCGGCCGCAAGGGCTCGAGCTACGGCCCGCGCGAACAGGGCCGCTATGCCATGGAGTTCTACACCACGGTGAAGACCGCCTATACACTCGCGGGCTGA
- a CDS encoding TetR/AcrR family transcriptional regulator: MAAIETTIQRAGATGNIKATREDWLKLALETLISDGVERVRVLTLGQQLDVSRSSFYWYFKSRQDLLDQLLGYWRQTNTRFIVERASRPSATVIRGVMSIFECWVDEKLFDPRLDFAIRAWARRSPAIRRALDEADEERVNAIRDMFKRHGYEEEDAFVRARVLYFMQIGYYSLELNEPMSTRLTHVASYLRSFTGQEPPAEDVEDFARYVEKTLSGKR, encoded by the coding sequence ATGGCAGCAATCGAAACGACGATCCAGCGCGCCGGCGCCACCGGCAACATCAAGGCCACTCGTGAAGACTGGCTGAAGCTGGCGCTTGAAACACTGATCTCGGACGGTGTCGAACGCGTCCGCGTGCTGACGCTTGGCCAGCAGCTCGACGTCTCGCGCTCCAGCTTCTACTGGTATTTCAAGAGCCGGCAGGATCTGCTCGATCAATTGCTGGGCTACTGGCGGCAGACCAACACCAGGTTCATCGTCGAACGCGCCTCGCGGCCCTCGGCGACCGTCATTCGTGGGGTAATGAGCATTTTCGAATGCTGGGTGGATGAAAAGCTGTTCGACCCCCGGCTGGACTTCGCGATCAGGGCCTGGGCCCGCCGCTCGCCCGCAATCCGGCGCGCGCTCGACGAGGCCGACGAAGAGCGTGTCAATGCCATACGCGACATGTTCAAGCGCCATGGCTACGAGGAAGAAGACGCATTCGTGCGGGCCCGCGTCCTCTATTTCATGCAGATCGGCTATTACTCGCTCGAACTCAACGAACCGATGAGCACCCGCCTCACCCACGTCGCTTCCTATCTGCGCAGCTTCACCGGCCAGGAGCCTCCGGCGGAAGATGTCGAGGACTTCGCGCGCTATGTCGAGAAGACGCTTTCCGGCAAACGGTAG
- a CDS encoding GcvT family protein translates to MKSQYRAIVIGGGVVGASVLYHLAKFGWSDVALIEREVLTAGSSWHAAGGFHALNADPNIAALQAYTIDLLSEVEKESGQSIGMHMTGGISVASAPERWEWLKASYRIFQTMGINDVHLVGVDEIKQRCPILNTDGMLGGLYAAREGHIDPSGVVHAYAKAARKRGADIIEHNRVLELNRRADGSWDVVTEKGTLIAEHVVNAGGLWAKQVGRMAGIDLPVSPMEHHYLVTEALPEIQALGRELPLIVDLEGFTYMRQEQKGLLLGIYEINHKHWNMDGAPWDYGIELIQEDTDRIANELALGFSRYPCLETAGIKRWVNGAFTFSPDGNPLVGPVRGVPNYWVACGVMAGFLQGGGVGKSLAEWMIHGEPEADVYGMDIARYGDFASNREYIKQTTGQFYSRRFVMSYPNEQLPAGRPLKTAGAHDAMDAAGARWGNSWGMEVPLYFAPQGFVETPTLKRSNAFDIVARECRKVREGVGLLDITAFSRYEVTGPQAEAWLDRLLACALPKPGRAKLATMLGENGKLKGDLTVFNWGDGSWWIMGSYYLRQWHMRWFEQHLGEGVAVRDISDAVVGFSLAGPNARRLLERLTHQDVSHQAFGFLTCKTLDVGLVRAKVGRLSVIGELGYEIHCQANEHAGLRRALLAAGSDLGITEYGFGAVNSLRLEKSFGIWSREFTQDYTPAETGMDRWIAFDKGDFIGREAALKEQKAGARRTLVTLEMDAADADASGYEPVWSGGKLAGFVTSGGYGHTVGKSLAMALVDGDATDVDTELTTHIVGVERGARVIASSPYDPLGKAMRA, encoded by the coding sequence ATGAAATCCCAATACAGGGCGATCGTTATTGGCGGCGGCGTGGTTGGAGCCTCGGTGCTCTATCACCTGGCTAAGTTCGGCTGGAGTGATGTCGCACTGATCGAACGCGAGGTGCTGACAGCCGGGTCGAGCTGGCACGCGGCCGGCGGCTTCCACGCGCTGAACGCCGACCCCAACATCGCCGCGCTGCAGGCCTATACGATCGACCTGCTGTCGGAGGTCGAAAAAGAATCGGGCCAGAGCATCGGCATGCACATGACCGGCGGCATCTCGGTTGCCTCGGCGCCGGAACGCTGGGAATGGCTGAAGGCTTCCTACCGCATCTTCCAGACCATGGGCATAAACGATGTCCATCTGGTCGGCGTCGACGAGATCAAGCAACGCTGCCCGATCCTCAATACCGACGGCATGCTGGGCGGCCTTTATGCGGCACGCGAAGGCCATATCGACCCCTCGGGAGTCGTCCACGCCTATGCCAAGGCAGCGAGGAAGCGCGGTGCCGACATCATCGAGCACAACCGCGTTCTGGAGCTCAATCGTCGCGCCGATGGCAGCTGGGACGTGGTTACCGAGAAAGGCACTCTCATTGCCGAGCACGTCGTCAACGCCGGCGGATTGTGGGCCAAGCAGGTCGGCCGGATGGCCGGCATCGATCTGCCGGTTTCGCCAATGGAGCATCACTATCTCGTCACCGAAGCGCTGCCCGAGATCCAGGCGCTCGGCCGGGAATTGCCGCTGATCGTCGACCTCGAGGGCTTCACCTATATGCGCCAGGAGCAGAAGGGGCTGCTGCTCGGCATCTACGAGATCAACCACAAGCACTGGAACATGGACGGGGCACCCTGGGATTACGGCATCGAGCTGATCCAGGAGGACACCGACCGCATCGCCAACGAACTGGCGCTCGGCTTCAGCCGCTATCCCTGCCTGGAGACAGCCGGCATCAAGCGCTGGGTGAACGGCGCCTTCACCTTCTCGCCGGACGGTAATCCGCTGGTCGGCCCGGTGCGCGGTGTTCCCAACTACTGGGTGGCCTGCGGTGTCATGGCCGGCTTCCTGCAAGGCGGCGGTGTCGGCAAGTCGCTGGCCGAGTGGATGATCCATGGCGAACCGGAAGCCGACGTCTACGGCATGGACATCGCCCGCTACGGCGATTTCGCCTCCAACCGCGAATACATCAAGCAGACGACCGGGCAGTTCTATTCGCGCCGCTTCGTCATGAGCTATCCCAATGAGCAATTGCCCGCGGGGCGGCCGTTGAAGACAGCAGGCGCGCATGACGCCATGGATGCGGCCGGCGCGCGCTGGGGCAATTCCTGGGGCATGGAAGTGCCGCTCTACTTCGCGCCGCAAGGTTTCGTTGAAACACCGACGCTGAAGCGCTCCAATGCCTTCGACATCGTCGCCCGGGAATGCCGCAAGGTACGCGAAGGCGTCGGCCTGCTCGATATCACCGCCTTCTCGCGCTACGAGGTCACCGGACCGCAAGCGGAAGCCTGGCTCGACCGGTTGCTTGCCTGCGCCCTTCCCAAGCCTGGCCGCGCGAAACTCGCGACGATGCTGGGCGAAAACGGCAAGCTCAAGGGCGACCTCACCGTTTTCAACTGGGGTGACGGCAGCTGGTGGATCATGGGGTCCTACTATCTGCGCCAATGGCACATGCGCTGGTTCGAACAGCATCTCGGCGAGGGCGTTGCCGTACGCGACATTTCGGACGCGGTCGTCGGCTTTTCGCTCGCCGGCCCCAATGCGCGCCGTCTGCTCGAACGGCTGACGCACCAGGATGTCTCGCACCAGGCCTTCGGTTTCCTCACCTGCAAGACGCTGGATGTCGGCCTGGTTCGTGCCAAGGTCGGGCGGCTCTCGGTCATCGGCGAACTCGGCTACGAAATCCATTGCCAGGCCAATGAGCATGCGGGGCTGCGCCGGGCGCTGCTTGCGGCAGGCAGCGACCTCGGCATAACCGAATACGGCTTCGGCGCGGTCAATTCGCTGCGGCTTGAAAAGAGTTTTGGCATCTGGTCGCGTGAGTTCACGCAGGATTACACACCGGCCGAGACCGGCATGGACCGCTGGATCGCTTTCGACAAGGGCGATTTCATCGGCCGCGAAGCGGCGCTGAAAGAGCAGAAGGCCGGCGCCAGGCGCACGCTGGTGACGCTCGAGATGGATGCCGCGGATGCGGACGCCAGCGGCTACGAACCGGTCTGGAGCGGAGGCAAGCTTGCCGGCTTCGTCACTTCCGGCGGCTATGGCCATACGGTCGGCAAGAGCCTCGCCATGGCGCTTGTCGATGGCGATGCCACCGATGTCGATACTGAGTTGACAACCCATATCGTCGGCGTCGAAAGAGGTGCGCGCGTCATCGCTTCGTCGCCTTACGATCCACTGGGCAAAGCGATGCGGGCATGA